Genomic DNA from Pseudomonas fitomaticsae:
GCTGTACGCCACGGTGCTGGCGGAACCGGCCGGTTCCACCTGGTTCCACGCCGAAACCGGCGAGCCTCTGTACAGCGGTGCGCGGCAGGACGGCGGGCCAACTTCATGGCAGGCAGTGATCAACACCGGCGACCTCGACGGCGACGGCAAGAACGACAGCTTCCGTGAGTTCTTCCTCGAATACAGCGACTTCCAGCACGCCTATGAAGCCGGTGTGTACGTGGGCGCCGGCCCCAACGGCGTGCCGAATCCGCAGGCGTTCCCGGCCACCGCCGACAGCTTCCGCTACGCGATCAACCCGCCGGTGCGCAACAACGCCAGCACCCTGCTCGAAGGCGTGCTGGAAGTGCAGGGCGGTCAGGTGCCGGGCTGCCCGAGCCGGCCTTGCCCGCAAGCGATCTCCGTGGATGATCCGGGCATGTTCGTCGTCAACTATCGCAACGAGCCGCTGGCCCTGCGGGTCTACGACCCGAACAAGGTCGGCCCGGACGGCAAGCGCGGCATGCAGGCCGACGGCCTCGGCGGCGATCTGGCGTACGCCATGCAAAGCCGTACCGACCGCGCGATCCCGGCGATGAACCTGGCGCCGAATCTGGTGACGGCTGCCACCGGCCCGACTGGCGGCACCACGCTGTTCCCGCCGCACATCAACAAGGGCGGCAGCGAGCCGGGCGATCCGTTCACCCCGATGCTGCGTACCTACACCGGCGACAACGTGCGTCTGCGGGTACATGCCGGCGGCCACGAGGAAGAGCACAACGTCACCCTGCACGGCGTGAAATGGCTGCAGAGCGGTTCCGGTTTCGGCAACAGCTCCAACTCGGGCTGGCGCGCCTCGCAGATGATCGGCATCTCCGAACAGATGGGCTTCATCGCGCCTGTGTCGATGCTGTCCAGTTCTGCGGCGACCACCGGTGACTATCTGTACTCGATGGACGCTTCGATCGAAGGCTACTGGAGCGGGATCTGGGGCGTGATGCGCAACTACACGGCCAAACGCAATGACCTGTTCGCCATCCCCAACAACCCGAGTCCGGCCGGCATGCGCAACACCGTGGCGTTCGAAGGCAGTTGCCCACGGATCAGCGCCAACCCCAACGGCATCGGCACCCGGCCGACGGTGCAGCGCAATTATGAAGTGGTGGCGGCGCTGGCCAACGACATCCTCGGCAATCCGCTGGGCCTGAGCATCGGCGATTCGGCCGGGCTCGGTCAGCATGTCGGCGGGCCGCTGAATCCGGCGGGCGGCACCCTGGTGCTGAACTCGCGCACGGTGAGCATCCCGCAGGTCACGGTCACTGATCCGGAGGACGGCGAGACCATCACCATTGGTGGCCAGAGCGGACCGCTGCATGATCCGACGGCGATCCTGTACGTGCGCAAATCCGACCTCGATCCGGTCAGCGGCAAGCTCAAACCCGGCATTCCGGTCGAACCGCTGGTGCTGCGCGCAGCGGCCGGGGACTGCATCAACATCACCCTGGAAAACCGTCTGCCGAGCGTGATGCCGGACCTGACCCAGACCGCGGTGATGCAAGGCATGGTCAAGCGCGACCGCAACAGCGGCCTGGGCTCGACCACCTTCAGCAACAACCTGATGCGGCCGTCCAGCCACGTGGGCCTGCACGCCCAACTGCTGGCCTACGACATCACCAAATCCGACGGCACCAACGTCGGCGCCAACCCGACCCAGACCGTACCGCCACGGGTTGGCAGCAGCGGCGCCTACCCGACCCGTACCTATCAGTACTACGCCGGGCACCTGGAGCGTGAAGGCAAACCGGTGACGCAACTGGGCCGCAGTGTCGACAACATCAACGCCACGGCCGTGGAGTTCGGTGGCCTGAACTTCACCCCGGCGGATGTGATCAAGCAACCGCAGAAAGGTCTGGGTGGCGCGATGAGCATCCTGCCGATCGGCGCGACCTGGGTCGACGATGCGCGCAAGGTCAACGCCACGGTCACCGCACCGGGGCAGACGACTTACCGCGACTTCGCGATGGTCTGGCACAAGGCGCTGAACACCCGCTGGGCCAATGGCCGGCCGGTCGAAGGCATCGCTGCCGAGGGCTTCGGTGTGCCGACCGATCCGCAGGACAACTCGAGCATGGCGATCAACTACAAGACCGAACCGCTGTGGTATCGCTTCGGCCTCGCCCCGGATGCGCCGTTCGGCCATGCCGATGGCGCGGGTTACGGCGACATGAGCAACGCCCACATGGCTTACAGCAATGCGCTGGTGGGGGGCGATCCGCAGACGCCGGTGCTGTATGCCAAACCGGGTCAGCCGTTCCGTACGCACATCCTGATGCCGAGCGGCGGCAGTCGCGGCACGACGTTCCAGCTCGACGGGCACGTCTGGTCGCTCAACCCGTTCCAGGCCGAGAAGAGCGACACCGGCGGCTACCCGATGGGCACGCCGGGCGTGGGTTCGGTGCGCTTCGGCTACAACCCGATGTCGATGTACATCGGCGCTCACGAAAGCATCCTGCCGGCGGCGCACTTCAGCTTCATGATCCCGAGCGCCGGGGGCAGCAACGCGATACCGGGGGACTACCTGTTCCGCGATTACGCCGCCTATGGCAACACCTCGGGGCTGTGGGGATTGCTGCGGGTGACCAATGAGCCGGAGCCGGCGCCGCCTGCTCAGTAGGTGCCAATGCGCGACCTGTGGGAACCGGTGAACCCGCTCCCACAGGTGGGGACAGGATTTGTAGGGGAGAGCGACATGAACAGGATCATCAACATCATCGGCGTCTGCCTGCTGGCGATGGCCGGCGCGCTGCTCACGCTGAGCGAGATTGCCCTGGCGCAAACCGGCGCAGGCCAGGTGCTGACCCGCGACGGTGTGTCGGTCGCCTTCGATCTGAAGCCGCTGGCCAGCGACGGTCAGCTGCGTGAAGGGGAGTTCGCCGACGTGCAGTTTCGCGTCACCGACGGCGCGTCCGGCCAGCCGCTGTCCGGCGTGGCACCGGGGGCGTGGATCGATCCGCAAGCCCTTGCCGCCGATCAGGCCCAGGGCCGTGACCAGAGCTGCAAGTCGCGGGTCGGTACGTTCCTCAAGTCCAATATCGGCGCGCGGCCACTGCTCGACCTCAACAGCTATTTCCTGCTGGTGATGAACCGCGATGCCAGCGTTTCGGTGGTTGATCCTTCCGTGTCGGTGGGCGGCATCACCAGCACCCTGGCGCGGATCGAACTCAAGCAATCGCCGATGGACTGGGTCACGCCCAAGGACAACAAAAAGGTCTTCGTGTCGATGCCGACGGCGGGGGAAGTGGCGGTGATCGACAGCGAGCAATTCAAGGTGATCGACTCGGTGGCCGCCGGCAGCCAACCGGTGCGGGTCGCGCTGCAACCGGACGAGCGCCTGCTGTGGGTCGGCAACAACGCGAGCAAGGCTGAAGAGTCCGGAGTCACGGTGATAGACACCCAAAGCCTCAAACCGCTGAAACACCTGGCGACCGGGCGCGGCCACCACGAAATCACCTTCAGCAAGGACAGCCGTTTCGCCTTCGTCAGCAACCGCGACGACGGCACCCTCAGCGTTATCGACATCGCCAGCCTGAGCCTGGTGCAACAGGTCAAGACCGGCTCCAGCCCGTTGTCGGTGGCGTACTCGCCGCTGTCCGGCGCGGTGTACGTGGCCGATGGCAAGGACGGCACCGTCACGGTGATCGACAGCAACAGCCGCGCCGTCCGCCGGGTGATCAAGCTGCAACAGGGCCTCGGCCCGATGGGCTTCAGCGCCGACGGTCGTTTTGGCGTGGTGCTGAACACGGTGGAAAACCGCGCCACAGTCATCGACGCGGCCAACGATTCGGCGATCCATGATCTGGAGGTTTCAGCCGAACCCTATCAAGTGGTGTTCACCCAGGCCTATGCCTACGTGCGCGGACTGGCCTCGCCGAAAGTCACCATGATCAACCTGTCTTCGCTGGGCGAAGGGCGTCAGCCGATTACTCAAGGTTTTGAAGCCGGGCCGCAGCCGCCACGGCTGGCCGGGGATCTGCCGCTGGCGTCGAGCCTCGCCGTATCGCGCGATGACAACGCGGTGTTCGTGGTCAACCCGGTGGACAACACCACCTATTTCTACGCCGAAGGCATGAACGCACCGATGTCCGGTTACCCCAACCGGGGGCAGATCGCCCGCGCCGCGCTGGTGATCGACCGCAGCCTGCGCGAAGTCTCGCCGGGGCTGTACAGCGCCCGGGTCAAGCTGCCGGCGGCGGGGCGCTTCGACGTGGCTTTCCTGCTCAACCAGCCGAACATCATTCATTGCTTCACCGCCCAGGTGGCGTCCGACGGCGCGCCGGAAAAACACCTGGGGGCGGCAAAAGTCGAGTTCCTGCTGGACAAGACCGCCGTGGCCCTCAACGACCCCTACGTGGTGCGCTTTCGCATCGTCCAGGGCAAACAGAAGATCCAGCGCAGCGGCGTGACCGACGTGCAGTTGCGCTACTTCCTCGCGCCGACTTCCCGGCCCCGTGAAGTGGCCGCACGGGAAGTCGCCGACGGCGTGTACGAAGCACCGGTGACTCTCGACCGCAGCGGCGCCTGGTACCTGCATGTGCGCGCGGCCTCGCTGGGTGCCGGTTTCGACGACAAGACATTTGCCAGTGTCCGGGTGCTGCCCGGCCAGACTCAGTGACGAGGAAAAGACCATGAACCGATTCGCATCCCGTGGCCTGCTGACCCTGTGCCTGTTGGCCGTCGGTATCCAGCAAGCCAGCGCCCACTCGGCGGACGAGCATGCCGGGCACACGGCATCGGCCGCCAACAGCCAGGAGCACGCCCAGGTCAAGTTCGCCGACGTGCCGCTGCTCGACCAGAACGGCAAGACCGTGCACCTGGAGCAGGATCTGGTGCACAACAAGATCGTCGTCATGAGTTTCATCTACACGAGTTGCACCACGGTGTGCCCGGTGGTCTCGTCGATCATGGGCAAGGTGCAGAAACAGCTCGGTGCCCGGGTCGGCGCGGAAGTGCAACTGGTGTCGATCAGCATCGATCCGCAGCGTGACGACCCGAAACGTCTGCAGGATTACGCCCGCACCTTCCAGAAAGGCCCGGGCTGGAGCTGGCTCACCGGTTCACCGCAATCGATCACCGCCACCCTCAAGGGCCTCGGCAGTTTCAGCGGCGACTTCAAGAATCACCAGCCGCTGATCCTCGTCGGTGACGGCAACAGTCGCCACTGGACGCGCTATTACGGCTTCACCGACCCGGCCCTGCTGGCCAAGGAAGTCGAGAAACTCAGCGGCCTGCGCACCCACGCCAAACACACCGCGATTGCCATGGAGCAACAACCATGAGAACCCTGGACTGGATCACCCTGACGGTTTGTTTCTGGATTTTCAGCGCGATGGCCCTGGCTCACGAAGGCCACGAACAACCGGCACCAGCAACGACAACGACAACGACCAGCGCTGCGCCCGCACCGGCCAAAGGCACTCACGATGCGAAAACCTGGTTCACCGATACCCCGTTGCTCGACCAGCACGGCGACGTCCAGCGTTTCTACAGCGATGCGCTGCACAACCGCGTGGTGCTGCTCAACGTGATTTTCACCAGCTGCAATGACGCCTGCCCGCTGATCACCCGCAAGCTCAAGGAAGTCCGCGAGCTGCTGGGCGACAAGGCCGACGGCATCACCTTCATTTCCCTTACCAGTGATCCGCTGCGCGACACGCCGGCGGTGCTCAAGGCTTACACCTTGAAGCAGGGTGCCGATGACCCTCACTGGCTTTTCCTCACCGGCGACAAGGCGCAGATGGACCTGGTGCTGGGCCGCATCGGGCAGATCGTGCCGACGCCCGAGCAGCACTCGACTCAGTTGATCGTCGGCGATGTGGCCAACAAACGCTGGAGCAAAATCCGTCCCGACGCTCCGGCCGCCGCCATTGCCCAGCGCTTGCAGCTGCTGACAATGCCCGTGGCCGGCCGCTGAGTCCGCGCCATGAACCTCGGCCGCGTCCTCGCCCTGATCCTGCTCGCTGGCGTCAGCCTCGGCGCGGCCGCGTTGCCGCTGACCGATGAAGAAAGCGCCGGCAAGCGCCTGTACCGCGAAGGCCTGTCCGCCAGCGGCGAGCCGATCATGGCGCGGGTCGGCGCGGCGGACGTATTGCTGCCGGCCACCAGCCTGCCGTGCGCCAACTGCCACGGCGCCGACGGTCTGGGCCGGCCCGAAGGCGGGGTGCGTCCGCCGGAGCTCAACTGGTCGCGGCTGACCAGCATCCACGGTCAGCAACAGATCAATGGCCGCAACTATCCGGCCTACACCGACAGCAGTCTGGCGCGGGTGATCCAGCAGGGCCGCGACCCCGGCAACAATCGCCTCGACCCGAGCATGCCGCGCTTCCTGCTGTCGATGAAGGATCAGCGCAACCTCACGGCGTACCTCAAGCGCCTGGCCGATGACCGCGATCCGGGGCTCGATGACCAGACCTTGCATTTGGGCACCTTGCTGCCCAGCCAGGGACCGCTGGCCGAGGAGGGCGCCACCATCGCGGCGGTGCTCAACGGCAGCGTCGCGCGGATCAATCAGGCCGGCGGCATTCACGGTCGGCAGTTGCGCCTGACCGTGGCCGATCCCGGTCCGGATCGCGCCAGCGCCGAACAGGCCCTGCAACGGCTGATCGAGGAGGAGAAAGTCTTCGCCCTGATCGCGCCGCTGGCTCCGGCGCTGGACAGCGAACTGGCGCCGCGTCTGGAACAGTCCGGCGTGCCGCTGATTGGGGCGATGTCGCTGCTCGGCCCGGTGCAGGCCAGTCCGCAGATTTTCGAACCGCTGCCGGGCCTGCGCGAGCAACTGATCGCCCTGGCCGAGTACGCCACCGCCAGTTTGCGAGTGCTGCAAGGGCCGACGCTGATTGCCTATCCCGATGACCCGGCCCAGGTGCTGGCGGCGCAGACCCTCGGCCGCTATCTGCAGGACCACGGCTGGCAAAAAGTCCATTTGCAGGCCTACGACCCGACGGCGGACAGCTTGCCGCTGGGCTCGCGCTCGGTGTTCTACCTGGGCAGCGGCGGTGGTTTCAGCCGGCTGGCGACCGGGTTGCAGAATGCAGGGCAGGTGCCGTACCTGTTTGCCGCATCGAGCCAGGTGGCGGGGGATCTGCTGCAAGTGCCGGAGGTTTTTTCCCGGCGGGTGTTTCTGGCGTATCCGTTCGTGCCCAGCGACTGGACCCAGGCCGGGCGTATGGCGCTGACGCTGTTGCGCGAGCATCAAGGCCTCGGCGCCCAGCACGCGGTGCTGCAAGTTGGCGCCTACGCCTCGATGCTGTTGTTCAGCGAAGGCATGAAGCAGGCCGGCCGCGACGCCAGCCGCGAAAAACTGGTGGCGGCCCTCGAAGGCCTGCACGACTTCGACACCGGCCTGACCCCGCGCCTGAGTTTCGGCCCCGGCCGACGATCAGGCCTGAGCGGGGCGCATGTGGTGACCGTTGATTTGCCCGACCAGCGTTTTTATCTGGTCGCTCCCTACAAACCGATTATTGCCACGCCCTGACCGGAGGCCCTGATCATGAAGCTCAAAACCCTGTGTTGGCTGCTGACAGGCTGGTTGTCGGTGGCGCTGGCGAACAATGAGCCGGTGGCCGCCCGGGTCAATGGCGAGGCGATTTCCGAGTTTCGCCTGGAACGCTTTTTCGCCGAGTACTTGGAAGATCAGGGCCGCGCCGTGGCGAGCATCCGCAACCCCAAGGCCTATAAACAACTGCGTCAGGCCGCGCTGGACACGCTGATCGACAAGGAACTGCTCTGGCAGGAATCGCGCAAGCGCGGGGTGAAAATTGATGAGCAAGCCGTGCGCGAACAGGTTGAGCAGACCCGCACCGCCATCGGCGGCACCGACAAATTCCTCCAGCGTTTGCAGGACGCCGGTTTCGACGAAGCCTCGTTCACCGAGTACACCCACCGCGAACTGGCGGCGCAGCGGATGTTTGCCGAGCTGACCCAGGTCCAGGCCCCGGACGAGCAAACGGTGCGGGCGTTTTTTGCAGAACACCGCGCTGAAATGGGCGCGCCGGAGCAGGTGCAGGCCCGGCACATTCTGATCAAGGTTGCCGACGATGCCGATGCCGCCACGGTTGAAGCGGCACGACTACGCTTGATGCAGATGCATGCCGCTATCGCAGGGGGGCAAACCTTTGCTAGCGTCGCTCAATCGGGATCGGAAGATGTCACCGCCAGCCAGGGCGGGGACCTGGGGTATTTCGCCCGTGGGCAAATGGTGCCGGCGTTTGAAGCGGCGGCGTTTGCCCTCAAGCCTGGCGAAGTCAGTACGGCGGTGCGCACACCGTTCGGCTGGCATTTGATTTTTGTCGAGAACCACAAGGAGGCGGCCGATGTCCCAGAGGAGCAAGGGCTGGAAACAGTCAGGGCGTACCTCGCCCGACAGCAACAGACCCAGGCTCGTCGTCAGGTGCTCGCGCAGTTACGGGCAGAGAACAGGATCGAACGAATTGACGACGATTGAAGGTTCCCCCCCAATAGTGGGGAATGGCTTCGATGCCCATTCAGGTGCTTCCCCGTTTCTGGGGAACGGGGTACCGGGACGAGCGGGCATTTCCATTCAATTCAAGGACATGAAGACAAAAATTTACCGGCACTCAGCCTGGCATGAAGTGTGCGTTACCTCTTGTGAGGCGCACTCCAGCAGGTTCGGGTCATTGAATTTCAATTGCCGGCACTTGAGGTTTCAGGGAGTCCACCTTGGTTAACAAAGTACTGGTTGTCGAAGACGAACAGCTGCTTGCACAGAACCTTCAGGATTATCTGTCGGCGCAAGGGCTGGAAGTCCGGATTGCACATGACGGCGCAGACGGGATCGGCCAGGCCGAGACTTTCGCCCCCGACGTGCTGGTGTTCGATTACCGCTTGCCCGATATGGAAGGGTTCGAGGTGCTCGACGCGGTCCGCCAGAACAGGACGTGTCATTTCGTGCTGATAACGGGTCACCCGACCGCTGAAGTCTGTGAGCGGGCGCGGCAACTGGGGGTCAGTCACATCCTGTTCAAACCGTTTCCACTGGCGGAACTGGCCCGAGCTGTCTGCGACCTTCTGGGGATCCAGCGCGAAGCGAAACCCGGTGCGAGCCCATCCGAAGGCTTCGTCGAACGACGCCAGAGCAGGACCGAGAGCTTCCCGTTGCAGTTGTACGATGGCAGTTGGGTGCTGGCGGACCGCCGACGAAACAGGTCGGAGGCCATGGCACCGGACGACGATCAAATGCTCACCGGGGAGTAATGGCGCGATAGACGTTCCGGCACTCGCCGAACTCGCCTCCCGCGCCGTCAGGGCCTCAAGCCCCGGGTGTTGGAGAGCAAGCCATGGATCGTCTGTCCGTTGTCGTCGAACCGCTGTCGGTCAACCCTCCACAGGAGGCACAGACCCCGCCACGCTTTTCCAGTGAGCAATTGGCCCAGGCCCGGGCACGGGCCACCACGTCCGGGGAACGGGTGCTCGATGCGCTGGCCGTGCTTTGTGAGCTGGCGCCGATGCCGTTCATTGCCAGCCTCGGCGCCACCCTGCATTACCCGGTGCTCGACACCGACGCCCTGTTTCTGGCGACCCCGGTGTTCGACCGGGTCACCCTCGCACAATGCCTCAAACGTGAATTCATCCTGCTACGGCACAACGACGAAGTCATCGGTGTGTTCGCCGACCCCTTCGACACGTCGCGTCTGGCCTGGATCGACGAATGCCTGCATGGCGCGCCGCTGTATCTGGTGCACGCCGACGACCTGAAAGCCTATCTGGCCCGCCACGAAGAAAGCTTCCACGCCGTCGAATCGCTCAACGCCCAGGCTGATGCCGGCAGCGAGACCGACACCCTGCAAAGCCTGTCGCTGACCAGCATCAGCGAAGACTCGAGCGTGGTGGTGAAACTGGTCAACTCGACCTTGTACGACGCGCTGAAAATGCACGCCAGCGACATCCACCTCGGCACCACCGGCCAGGGCCTGGTGATCAAATACCGGATCGACGGCGTGCTGAACAACATCGGCAAGATCCAGGGCAGCGAGTTCGCCGAGCAGGTGATCTCGCGGGTCAAGGTCATGGCCGAACTGGACATCGGCGAAAAACGCGTGCCCCAGGACGGTCGCTTCAAGATCGGCATCAGCGGCCGGCAGATCGACTTCCGTGTTTCGATCATGCCAAGCATCTTCGGCGAAGACGCGGTGCTGCGGGTGCTGGACAAACAGGACCTGGCCGACAAGGTCTGCGGCGTGCAACTGCAAGCGCTGGGCTTTGAAGACGAAACCCTGCGCCAGTTGCGCCGCCTGGCCGCCGAACCCTACGGCATGGTGCTGGTGACCGGCCCCACCGGCAGCGGCAAGACCACCACGCTGTACGCGATGATCACCGAGATCAACCACGGCGTGGACAAGATCATCACCATCGAAGACCCGGTGGAATATCAGCTTCCGGGAGTGCTGCAAATCCCGGTCAACGAGAAGAAGGGCCTGACCTTCGCCCGTGGCCTGCGCTCGATCCTGCGCCACGACCCGGACAAGATCATGGTCGGCGAGATCCGCGACCCGGACACCGCGCAGATCGCCGTGCAATCGGCGCTCACCGGTCACCTGGTGTTCACCACCATTCACGCCAACAACGTGTTCGACGTGATCGGCCGCTTCACCCAAATGGAAATCGACCCCTACAGCCTGGTCTCGGCGCTCAACGCGATTCTCGCCCAGCGCCTGATCCGGCTGGTGTGCAGCAGTTGCAGCACGCCGGTCAACCCTAGCGATGAAGAGCTGCGCGCTTCGGGCCTCGACCCACAGAAAGTCGATCACTACCACTTCGTCCACGGCAAGGGCTGCGGCCACTGCCGGGGCAGCGGCTATCGCGGCCGCACGGCAATTGCCGAGCTGCTGCACCTGGACGACGAACTGCGGCAGATGATCGTCGAGCGCCAACCCATCACCCAGATCAAAGCCCTGGCCTGCGCCCGTGGTTTGCGCCTGTTGCGCGAATCGGCGCTGGAGCTGGTGGAGCACGGTCGGACCACGCTGGAGGAGATCAATCGTGTCACTTTTATCGCGTGATCAATTTATCGCCGTGCTCGGCGCCAGCGGTGTCGGCCTCGGCCAGCGCCGGGGCAGCGACACCCTGTGGCTGGGCAGCGTCGGCTACATCGACGAAAGCTTCCAGAGCTACGCGGTGGCGCTGGACACCCTCGACCGTCTGCTCGGCGAACACACCCGCGCCGGCGCCGAGCTGAGCGTGGTGATCTCCGGTCACTTCAGCCGCTTCTGCCTGGTACCCTGGAGCGAGCAGATCAGCAGCCCTGAAGAACTGCGCGGCTTCGCCCAACTGTGCTTTGAAGACCTGTTCGGCGCACCGACCCAACCGTGGAGCCTGGTGCTGTCGGCCGAACCCGCCGGGCATGACCGGATCGCCAGCGCCTTGCCGCAGGACTTGCTGGAACGCCTGCGTACGCTTGTCAGCGGTCGCGGCCTGCGCCTGCGCTCGGTGCAACCGTACCTGATGACCGCGTTCAATCGCTTCGACAAAAGCCTCGACGCCGGCGACTTCCTGTTCATCGTCGCCGAACCGCAACGCAGCGTGTTGTTGTTGGCAAGGGAAGGGCGCTGGTCGTCGGTGCGTTCGGTGGGCGGCAGCGACAGCGACGCGGCACTCAGTGCACTGATCGGTCGCGAACGGCAGCTGCAAGCCTCCACCAGCGAACGCGCCTTCAACGTTTATCTGCACGCCCCGGCACGCCTCGATGCGCAACCGGATGTGGCGGGGGTGCACCTGCGCACCCTCGAAGACGACTCGATGACCGTGCGTGACGCCTTGTACGTCATGTCCCGGGCGGTGGCCTGACATGCGCGCCTTGAACCTCGACTTTCAGCCTCGTCCGCGTTCCGGCCCGATGGGCTGGAGCCTGCTCGGCGGTGGTGTGTTACTCGCGCTGGTGTGCTTCGGCGTGCAGCAGCACCTCGGCGATCAGGCCGAACAACAGCAGGGTCACTTGCAGCACACCCAGCGCCAGCTCACCGGCGACAGCGGCGCCAAGACAACGCTGAGCCCGGCGGAAACCCGCGAGCAGGCGCAGAACCTCGCCGAAATGCGCAAGGTCTCGCAGCAACTGCGCCGCCCCTGGGAACGCCTGTTCGCCATGCTCGAAGCCATGCCGCGCGATGACATCGCCTTGCTGACCCTGACCCCTGATGCACGCAAGGGCCAGGTGCGGATCAGCGCCGAGGCGCGGGATCTGCAAGCGATGCTGGATTTCCACAAACGGCTGGAGGCCAGTGACGAGCTGTCCGACGTGTCGCTGCTGAGCCACGAAATCGTCGTCAAATCGCCGGAGCAACCGGTGCAATTCAACCTGTCGGCGACCTGGGAGATAGGCGATGCGAATCCCTAGACTGATCGTTCACGAATACCTGCAAGGCCTCGGTGTTCCGGGCCTGGCCGGTCTGGCACTGCTGCTGGTCACGCTTGCCTGGGCACTCGGCGGTTTGCTGCCGGGCTGGCAATCGCTGCAACAGCTCAGCCAGCAAACCCAGGAAGCCACCGAATACCTGGCCAAGGTCGAGGACGGCAGCATCGCGCCGCCCGTGGTACCGCAGCGTCAGCTGGACGATTTTCGCAACAAGCTGCCGGCCCAGCCGCAAGCCACCGTCGCCATCGATCGCATCTACGCGTTGGCTGCGCAGGAGCACATCACCCTGGCGCGCGGCGAATACGCCCTCGGCGTCGATCCCAAGACCCATCTGGCGCGCTACCAGATCCTGTTGCCGGTGCGCGGCAGCTACCCGCAGCTGCGCCGCTTCCTGCACGCCTTGCTCGGCCAGTTGCCGGCGGTGGTGGTGGAAGACGTCGAGTTTCAACGCAAGAAGATTGCCGACACCGACCTCAGCGGCCGGATCCGTATGACCCTCTACCTGTCGAGGTCGTGATGGACACCAAACGCATAACCGGCTGGGTGGCGTTCTTCGGCGTGGCGGCGGCGCTGGCCTGGTTGCCGGAATATTTCTCGCCGAGCGACGAGGTGGATTCGACCGAAGTCACCGTGGCCAGCCCGGCGAAAGCCAATGCCCGTGGCGCCTTGCCCGCCAGCAGCGCCAAGGCGAATGCGGCGCCGATCAAGGACCTGAGCCCGGCCGGCGACCTGTTTGCGAGCAAATCCTGGAAGGCTGCGCCAACTCTGGCGACGGTCACCGAACAAGCGATCAACCCGACCCCGGTGGTGCAAGCCCCGAGCCTGCCACCGGTGCCGTTTCAGTTCGTCGGCAGGCTGCATGACCGCAGCGACCTGCAGGTGTTCTTGCAGGACGGCGAGAAAATCTACGTCGTGCGCAGCGGGGATGTGATCGACGACACCTGGAAGATTGCGGCGATTTCCGATGTGGAACTGAGCCTGGTCTACCTGCCTTTGCATTTGTCGCAGACCTTGTCTGTGGGGAGTACGCAATGAACAGATCCCGTTTGCTGATGAGCCTCGGCC
This window encodes:
- a CDS encoding YncE family protein, whose product is MNRIINIIGVCLLAMAGALLTLSEIALAQTGAGQVLTRDGVSVAFDLKPLASDGQLREGEFADVQFRVTDGASGQPLSGVAPGAWIDPQALAADQAQGRDQSCKSRVGTFLKSNIGARPLLDLNSYFLLVMNRDASVSVVDPSVSVGGITSTLARIELKQSPMDWVTPKDNKKVFVSMPTAGEVAVIDSEQFKVIDSVAAGSQPVRVALQPDERLLWVGNNASKAEESGVTVIDTQSLKPLKHLATGRGHHEITFSKDSRFAFVSNRDDGTLSVIDIASLSLVQQVKTGSSPLSVAYSPLSGAVYVADGKDGTVTVIDSNSRAVRRVIKLQQGLGPMGFSADGRFGVVLNTVENRATVIDAANDSAIHDLEVSAEPYQVVFTQAYAYVRGLASPKVTMINLSSLGEGRQPITQGFEAGPQPPRLAGDLPLASSLAVSRDDNAVFVVNPVDNTTYFYAEGMNAPMSGYPNRGQIARAALVIDRSLREVSPGLYSARVKLPAAGRFDVAFLLNQPNIIHCFTAQVASDGAPEKHLGAAKVEFLLDKTAVALNDPYVVRFRIVQGKQKIQRSGVTDVQLRYFLAPTSRPREVAAREVADGVYEAPVTLDRSGAWYLHVRAASLGAGFDDKTFASVRVLPGQTQ
- a CDS encoding SCO family protein, which encodes MNRFASRGLLTLCLLAVGIQQASAHSADEHAGHTASAANSQEHAQVKFADVPLLDQNGKTVHLEQDLVHNKIVVMSFIYTSCTTVCPVVSSIMGKVQKQLGARVGAEVQLVSISIDPQRDDPKRLQDYARTFQKGPGWSWLTGSPQSITATLKGLGSFSGDFKNHQPLILVGDGNSRHWTRYYGFTDPALLAKEVEKLSGLRTHAKHTAIAMEQQP
- a CDS encoding SCO family protein, which translates into the protein MRTLDWITLTVCFWIFSAMALAHEGHEQPAPATTTTTTSAAPAPAKGTHDAKTWFTDTPLLDQHGDVQRFYSDALHNRVVLLNVIFTSCNDACPLITRKLKEVRELLGDKADGITFISLTSDPLRDTPAVLKAYTLKQGADDPHWLFLTGDKAQMDLVLGRIGQIVPTPEQHSTQLIVGDVANKRWSKIRPDAPAAAIAQRLQLLTMPVAGR
- a CDS encoding cytochrome c/ABC transporter substrate-binding protein is translated as MNLGRVLALILLAGVSLGAAALPLTDEESAGKRLYREGLSASGEPIMARVGAADVLLPATSLPCANCHGADGLGRPEGGVRPPELNWSRLTSIHGQQQINGRNYPAYTDSSLARVIQQGRDPGNNRLDPSMPRFLLSMKDQRNLTAYLKRLADDRDPGLDDQTLHLGTLLPSQGPLAEEGATIAAVLNGSVARINQAGGIHGRQLRLTVADPGPDRASAEQALQRLIEEEKVFALIAPLAPALDSELAPRLEQSGVPLIGAMSLLGPVQASPQIFEPLPGLREQLIALAEYATASLRVLQGPTLIAYPDDPAQVLAAQTLGRYLQDHGWQKVHLQAYDPTADSLPLGSRSVFYLGSGGGFSRLATGLQNAGQVPYLFAASSQVAGDLLQVPEVFSRRVFLAYPFVPSDWTQAGRMALTLLREHQGLGAQHAVLQVGAYASMLLFSEGMKQAGRDASREKLVAALEGLHDFDTGLTPRLSFGPGRRSGLSGAHVVTVDLPDQRFYLVAPYKPIIATP
- a CDS encoding peptidylprolyl isomerase, with translation MKLKTLCWLLTGWLSVALANNEPVAARVNGEAISEFRLERFFAEYLEDQGRAVASIRNPKAYKQLRQAALDTLIDKELLWQESRKRGVKIDEQAVREQVEQTRTAIGGTDKFLQRLQDAGFDEASFTEYTHRELAAQRMFAELTQVQAPDEQTVRAFFAEHRAEMGAPEQVQARHILIKVADDADAATVEAARLRLMQMHAAIAGGQTFASVAQSGSEDVTASQGGDLGYFARGQMVPAFEAAAFALKPGEVSTAVRTPFGWHLIFVENHKEAADVPEEQGLETVRAYLARQQQTQARRQVLAQLRAENRIERIDDD
- a CDS encoding response regulator, with product MVNKVLVVEDEQLLAQNLQDYLSAQGLEVRIAHDGADGIGQAETFAPDVLVFDYRLPDMEGFEVLDAVRQNRTCHFVLITGHPTAEVCERARQLGVSHILFKPFPLAELARAVCDLLGIQREAKPGASPSEGFVERRQSRTESFPLQLYDGSWVLADRRRNRSEAMAPDDDQMLTGE